One genomic window of Scatophagus argus isolate fScaArg1 chromosome 16, fScaArg1.pri, whole genome shotgun sequence includes the following:
- the LOC124073522 gene encoding C-type mannose receptor 2-like, with the protein MIENYDGKQLRGFVSAFQAAVNITAFFFTEEVSFFTGLCFPPACFPTHYILVEKANTWAEALHYCRWKHSDLASVHNKEELDELVTTAQKYYRGHVWIGLYDDINSWRWSLQEEGYYGEGEAEFRMWKSDRPINFGGYENCAGMDNDGLWNDRNCKYEAPFVCYNGNKATVSSPSFILVNESKNWTEAQSYCRKHHTDLASVRNQSENDQLKTMVQNQHTWIGLYRDSWKWSDGSHISFTHWNTDNNEPNDNTPCVLLHQGRWEDKACTTKLYFVCSIVSLKRQVVRVKLSAKDSSVKLEDAGEAILQQLSRTLKLHSLIKDMKLTWRKQPDGKIFGLEAKEEKKKIGCNLKFKP; encoded by the exons ATGATAGAGAACTATGACGGCAAACAGCTCAGAGGATTTGTGTCTGCATTTCAGGCTGCAGTGAATATAACTGCAT TTTTCTTTACTGAAGAAGTATCTTTTTTCACAGGACTGTGTTTCCCACCTGCTTGTTTTCCCACTCACTACATCCTTGTTGAAAAGGCAAACACCTGGGCTGAAGCTCTTCATTACTGCAGGTGGAAGCACAGCGACCTGGCCTCGGTTCACAACAAGGAAGAGCTTGATGAGCTGGTGACCACTGCACAAAAATATTACAGAGGTCATGTCTGGATAGGACTGTACGATGACATTAATAGCTGGAGGTGGTCACTGCAAGAGGAGGGTTATTATGGTGAAGGAGAAGCAGAGTTCAGGATGTGGAAGAGTGACAGACCCATTAACTTTGGAGGATATGAGAACTGTGCAGGAATGGATAATGACGGCTTATGGAATGACAGAAACTGCAAATATGAAGCCCCATTTGTTTGCTACAATG gGAATAAAGCAACAGTGTCCTCTCCCAGCTTCATCCTTGTGAATGAGTCCAAGAACTGGACTGAGGCTCAGAGTTACTGCAGGAAACACCACACTGACCTGGCCAGTGTGAGGAACCAATCTGAGAATGACCAGCTGAAGACGATGGTCCAGAATCAACACACATGGATCGGCCTCTACAGAGACTCGTGGAAGTGGTCTGACGGGAGCcacatttcattcacacattGGAATACTGATAATAATGAACCAAATGACAACACTCCTTGTGTACTTTTACATCAAGGCCGATGGGAAGACAAAGCATGTACTACAAAATTATACTTTGTCTGCAGTATTG tgtCACTGAAGCGACAGGTGGTGAGGGTGAAATTAAGTGCAAAGGATTCCTCTGTGAAGCTGGAGGATGCAGGAGAAGCCATTTTGCAGCAG CTCAGTCGGACACTGAAGCTCCACAGCCTGATTAAAGACATGAAGCTGACATGGAGGAAGCAGCCTGATGGAAAGATCTTTGGCTTGGAAGctaaggaggagaaaaagaagatcGGCTGCAACCTTAAATTTAAACCttaa